A genomic region of Nymphalis io chromosome 3, ilAglIoxx1.1, whole genome shotgun sequence contains the following coding sequences:
- the LOC126781251 gene encoding dTTP/UTP pyrophosphatase — translation MLQPVMHVLKQKNIILASGSPRRKELMEKIGLNVGLCPSLFEENLDPKNFNSFSEFVEETALQKVLEVDNRLKLQGSPPDIVIGADTMVTLDGAMFGKPTSKEEAFDMLNRLSGRSHTVYTGVVIKAIDRTVKFTEKTDVTFGELDEEQIKGYIATGEPMDKAGGYGIQGVGGTFVERVEGDYFTVVGLPLYRLCSVLYDMLKEIK, via the exons ATGTTACAACCCGTGATGCAtgtgttaaaacaaaaaaatataattttggcgAGTGGGTCACCAAGAAGAAAAGAGTTAATGGAAAAGATT gGTCTGAACGTTGGTCTTTGTCCATCACTCTTTGAGGAAAATCTCGATCCCAAAAACTTTAATAGTTTTTCCGAATTTGTTGAGGAAACAGCTCTACAGAAAGTTCTAGAAGTAGATAATAGATTAAAGTTGCAGGGTAGTCCTCCAGATATAGTTATTGGTGCCGATACAATGGTTACTCTTGATGGTGCTATGTTTGGCAAGCCAACTTCTAAAGAAGAAGCTTTTGACATGTTAAACAG acttTCAGGAAGAAGTCACACTGTGTACACAGGTGTTGTAATTAAGGCAATAGACAGGACAGTTAAGTTCACTGAAAAAACAGATGTTACTTTTGGAGAATTAGACGAAGAACAAATTAAAGGATACATAGCCACTGGGGAACCTAT ggATAAAGCTGGAGGCTATGGAATACAAggtgttggtggcacatttgtTGAGAGGGTTGAAGGTGATTATTTCACTGTGGTTGGTTTGCCACTGTATCGGCTGTGTTCCGTACTCTATGACATgcttaaagaaattaaataa
- the LOC126781208 gene encoding sentrin-specific protease 1-like, with protein MQSVVAYVRSLLGWCEDDPAIRTSFKRDRTDDDFSSGNDTPTLKRLKTMRKTSFPDIMDSKDMWEERKQNNNVRYVPIRLETVHPSTSTPKESTPNKGSRVRAVPIKLVDVSSNGPTTSQRKPGMQTQARPVLRAIIKDDDDDDENDQEVTWIETKPKNKTPNVYINLDDDDENNDQQEDDVIFVKRVTTPPSVNTYKYFVTKADQAEPKEQEVKFYKLCNKPNDRNSNNSPRTNNKFKTPGGVTKIYKKVPVQVPRWMQSQKTNLSQPKNRFSNLNGNSRSTLSEVFNLDEKRNYQELIRKFSDTTTPVSIRKPRDVIEIAEDAASLRETQRFQKSSLNEIKFMEKNLNMDKGKDVGNEYDPITVASINSSDSEIEIIPSDSSTSSSIKIDPINTLRDSLRDSAVTSRDWLTKLDSKYKKKKQETQAKLKDAHRESDIISKVNYEQKLAQLEHKLKYELSIPESLIEEVPPTVELPPLTPEQEKLIKRALGPGPPGQLLVEKFNLRIHRRDLQTLSGLNWLNDEIINFYMNLLMQRSEEQKDLPKVYATNTFFYPKLMQSGQAGLRRWTRKVDIFAHDLMVVPVHLGVHWCLSLVDFRRKKISYLDSMGSSNQPCLQALLQYLHDEHRDKKGQPFDDSGWTTENLKDIPQQMNGSDCGMFACTFAEFSCRDAPYSFSQAHMPYLRRKAALEVLQARLLL; from the exons atgcaGTCCGTAGTGGCTTATGTTCGAAGTTTACTTGGTTGGTGCGAAGATGATCCTGCGATCAGAACAAGCTTCAAAAGAGACAG GACCGACGACGATTTCAGTTCTGGCAATGATACACCTACTCTGAAACGACTAAAAACAATGAGAAAAACATCTTTTCCTGACATTATGGACTCTAAAG acaTGTGGGAGGAAAGAAAGCAAAACAATAATGTTAGATATGTTCCGATACGGTTAGAAACTGTACATCCTAGCACTTCCACGCCGAAAGAAAGTACACCAAATAAAGGTAGTCGAGTTAGAGCAGTTCCAATCAAATTGGTAGATGTATCAAGTAATGGACCAACAACTTCACAGAGGAAACCCGGCATGCAAACACAAGCTAGACCTGTCTTACGAGCAATTAttaaggatgatgatgatgatgatgaaaatgatCAAGAG GTAACATGGATAGAAacaaaaccaaaaaataaaacacctaatgtatacataaatttagacgatgatgatgaaaataatGATCAACAAGAAGATGATGTTATATTTGTTAAGAGAGTGACAACACCTCCCTCTGTTAATACATATAAGTACTTTGTCACCAAGGCTGATCAGGCAGAACCTAAAGAACAAGAAGTAAAGTTTTACAAATTGTGTAATAAACCAAATGATAGAAATTCAAATAATTCTCctagaacaaataataaatttaaaactccgGGAGGAgtcactaaaatatataaaaaagtacctgTCCAAGTGCCCCGGTGGATGCAATCCCAAAAGACGAATCTCTCCCAACCAAAAAAtagattttcaaatttaaatggtaACTCAAGATCAACTTTATCagaagtttttaatttagatgAAAAGAGAAATTATCAAGAGTTAATTAGGAAATTCTCTGACACTACAACACCTGTTTCAATTAGGAAGCCCAGAGATGTTATTGAAATCGCTGAAGATGCTGCGTCACTTCGAGAAACACAAAGGTTTCAAAAGAGTTCACTAAATGAGATAAAATTTATGGAAAAGAATCTTAATATGGATAAGGGAAAAGATGTTGGAAATGAATACGACCCGATCACTGTAGCATCAATTAACTCTTCTGATTCAGAAATAGAAATAATTCCATCAGACTCTTCCACTTCTTCTTCAATTAAGATAGATCCAATAAATACCTTACGGGACTCTTTAAGAGACAGTGCTGTCACATCTCGGGATTGGCTCACAAAATTAGACTCTaagtataaaaagaaaaaacaggAAACTCAGGCTAAGTTAAAAGATGCACATAGAGAGTCGGACATAATTTCAAAAGTTAATTATGAACAGAAATTAGCACAATTAGAGcataaattgaaatatgaatTAAGTATACCAGAAAGTCTTATAGAGGAAGTACCACCCACTGTAGAATTGCCTCCTCTAACTCCAGAACaagagaaattaattaaaagagcTCTAGGTCCTGGCCCACCTGGACAGCTGTTAGTGGAGAAATTTAATTTACGGATacatag GCGTGATCTACAAACATTATCAGGATTAAACTGGTTAAATGATGAAATTATAAACTTCTATATGAACTTGCTTATGCAAAGAAGTGAGGAACAGAAAGATCTGCCGAAGGTGTATGCCACAAACACATTCTTCTATCCTAAGCTTATGCAAAGTGGACAAGCCGGACTACGCAGGTGGACAAGAAAG GTGGATATATTCGCGCACGACTTAATGGTGGTGCCCGTGCATCTCGGCGTGCATTGGTGCCTCAGTCTTGTTGACTTCCGGCGGAAGAAAATATCCTATCTTGACAGCATGGGCAGCTCCAATCAGCCCTGTCTCCAAGCGTTGCTTCAGTACCTGCATGATGAGCATAGAGATAAAAAAGGACAACCATTTGATGATAGCGGCTGGACCACGGAGAATCTAAAG GACATCCCGCAGCAGATGAACGGCAGCGACTGCGGCATGTTCGCGTGCACGTTCGCCGAGTTCAGCTGCCGCGACGCGCCCTACTCGTTCTCGCAGGCGCACATGCCCTACCTGCGCCGCAAGGCCGCGCTCGAGGTGCTGCAGGCGCGGCTGCTGCTGTAG